TTGCTTCGTTTTGTGAATGGCCTCAGGTACTGGACTCACACGGTGAGCTGCAGCAGCTGCAGTGTCGCGTATAAACGCCTCAATGCGTTGGAGATCGCCCTTCAAGTTATCTCGGTTGCTGCAGTTGCGGCCGCGGCTGCAGCCAAACAGGGTGCAATCTCCATGGCTGCAAGATATTCTTTGGCTTCAATGGCTGTGTTGTGCTTTGTGGCTTCAAAATGGCTCTCACATTTCATCTACAAAACTTTCAGATACCATGATTATGATCATGCCTTCCGCTAAGGGgcttgtaagttgtaactgTTAATgttatacaaaaattaattaatttcctcTTAACCGATTCAATTGGTTGGCGATTCACGGTCAAACCGGTCAATTGAATTCTTATCTCTCGCAATTTGAAAATCTAGGATTGGAATTGATGTCCTTTCGTTGATTCCTCCCTTTCCAATTCAAAACGGCTCAAAGTTTGACTAGTTTAAATGTCCAAACCAGACCAGACCAAGTACCATTCATGAAAGAACCGATTGAACTAGTTGGTCCAGTCCGAGTTTCAAAACGTTGTTGCTAACAACGATGTACCTGTCGAAGAGATGCTCTCTTGGAGGAGTGGGTGGAAGCTCTCCGGTGTATTTATCTCTCCAATCAACTTGTGCGCTGCCGTACTTGTTCAGCCACCTTCTGAACGCCACGACCAGGGCGTTCGGACTTTGTCGGACCGTAGCAAGATTTATGCCAGTTGAGGGCCGCAACATTTCTTAACTTTCTTTCCTAACAAGGCATGAAACACACATTGTTCTCATACATAACATTTTTGGCATCAAACAATAGCTCATCATGTATAGTAACATAAGGGCAATTCACCTCCATGTGAAGAAGATAGAGATCTAAATCAAGAATCAAGTTCTGCAAAATGTGATGTATCCAACGCGGGACAATTCGTTGCATGCGGATGCCAAAGTTCCTAGGAATCGCGTAGATCAGCCTACTATGGCCCGGACTAACCGGGCGCAGTAGAAAACAAGCATGGCCTTTTTTCTCCGGGGGGAACGGGGGATACCACCACCTACATGAACACATTATGTCGAGACATTATACACAGACAAACTGCATTAGACATACGATGAAGCATAACTCAGTTGGTAAGTTGTTATCCCTCCAACCAATAGGTCGAGGATTCATTAAGGTAAACTGGAAACTATTAATATCGAATATCGACCACCTCGGATGATGCCTTGTTAGTGATCTGGCCTTTTTTTGGCGCGAAGTAGCCGTATAATAGGCAAGGCGCAACGAAGTATAGGGAAGGGGTTAAATGTCGTTTTAATAATAACACCTTAAGAGTTAGTGTTTAATTAACTAAACAAGATCAATGATCTGGAGATGCGAAGTGCGAAGTCTGTTCATCATGCtagggaaaaggaaaaaactctcatttcattttaccaAATGAATTCAAATGCAATGCCAACACCACTATTTTCCTTAAGAATGTTAGGTAGCATTGGCCATTGGGTAGTTTAGAAATAGTATTCCCTATAGTACTACAATATTAGAGTATTAATATGTAGTATTacctaaaaataaagaacaaaagCAAATCTAACTAATTTGTTTAGCAAGCATATAGCATTGGCCATTGGCCAAAATACCCTAATGCTGAGCTTTAATGTTTTTAAAGCTCTAtagttttatgaatttaatgtttttaactaaaaaaatcagAAGATAGAcctattcattttttcaataattttaactatacaaaataataaattaaatgttaatttttagtacttaataaaattaataatatcaataataattgTCAAGATATTagattcaaattaaatgtataaacaaaataaataataaaccaaAGTGATGATCACTAGGAGCATGACTTTATTAACAAGAATTCAGTCTATGTGATCCAATAAAGAATGTgacttattaaaaaaatcaacccAATCTCAAACGAGTAggtaataaatactatattaaataGTATTACGGCTAAAATCAGTACCAACTACCAACACTGTATAACGAATGCGATGAGACTTGCTCCACGTTGAATAATAGTATTTACTAAGCTACCAAAGAATAACAAGATAACCCTTTCATGCATGTCACAACTCATAACTAGCTCGATTAAAAAATTTGCTATCTCAGGAGTCAGGACCATTATAGTTATGGTTGGAGTAGGAAtatggatatcgggtattgggttTACCCATATCCGACCCGATATTCACCGGGTATTGGATGCCCAATATCCAATTATATGGGATTGGGTATGAGATtggatattgaaatttaagataaatcgggtatcggatattacccgaatatccaatttattatttaaagcattttttaaattaggtttagccATTTTAGGCTTCGAGAGCTGAgccaatttatttactaattacattttattaggttaaatttttctaaacttatataaataagacaatctctcttactctagGTCATGGTTTCTCCAAACTCTCAAGTTTTATGTATTGCATAATCAACTCATgtggtttttatattttactcgtagttaattattttgacttttgaacTATATTATTGgttgtttaattaaatgaataacttttattatgtTACTTACATATTGCATGATCAATctccataaatataatcatatactttaaaataaaagtaatccatttttttagttttatactacaaaataaatgcaacattaatgatattagtcaatttaaatatttatattaatataataaaatttgaatttttttattagttattaacacatgtaaagaatcgggtatttgggtacccgatacgTCGGGTACGGATATCCGGGGCGGGTATTGGAGTACCGAAAATATATCGGGTTGAGTTTTAGATAGACATTTAGATGATTTTCGGGTTTGGTTACCCAGTTTTTATAAATCGAGTATCCATGGATACCCGTATTCCCATCCCTAGTTGGAAGTACAAAAATATTCTACATTAGACCCAAACGTAATTATTCTATATTAGGCCCAAATGTTGTACGTCTAACCTATgcgtttttatatttaaatctagttttgcattaaaactcctCCTAAACATAtctatctcataaatttcaatgcaggaaaaaaaatcaacattgCTGGAAGATTCCAAGCCACAATCTCATCAAAATCTCaatgttaattaaaattgtataaatacAGTAAGAGCAGTAATACATTTtggatgaaattaaaattggatCAGTGCTAAAACCAACCTTCCGCCATGGAAACTCTAACAGCTTCATCTTTCCCCTCATTTCACCGCCAAACCATCACAACCCGAAGCCCCAGAAACACTCTGACAAAGCACATTCCGATCACCCCATCATCTCGCCGAATCGTGCCAATTTTGAGatcgaattttaaaattttcaccGCGGTTTCTCCCGCCGCCACTTCGACGGATGAAGAGGTGGAATCGGAGAAGAGGGAGGAGAAATTCAACTGGTACGAGCAGTGGTATCCGGTGTGGCCGGTGTGCGATCTGGATAAGAGGAGGCCGCAGGCGAAGAAGGTGATGGGGATTGATTTGGTGGTGTGGTGGGATCGGAACGAGAATGCGTGGAAGGTGTTCGACGATAGTTGCCCTCATCGGTTGGCGCCGCTTTCGGAGGGGAGGATCGATCAGTGGGGGAGGCTGCAGTGTGTTTACCACGGCTGGTGCTTTGGCGGCGCCGGCGACTGCAAATTCATCCCTCAGGCGCCGCGCGACGGCCCTCCGGTGAGTTCAATGATGAGGTTAGATGCCCAAGGTTTTCGGTTCGAGCGGTTAACCGTGAAACCGTAACCGGCAGTTTCGGTTCGAGCGGTTAACCGTGAAACCGTAACCGGcagttccggttccgaaccggaaccgtgagATTTAAATCGAACCTTGAAACCGatgttcggttcaggttctaAAATTCTAGAACCAAAACTGTGCCGGAAACACGGTTCCGGGCGGTTTTAGACCGGAACCGCCAAAAACCGCTGGAAAACCGTGCCGAAACCGCCAAAGACCGCCGAAAATCGGTGGTTCAGAACCGTTAAAAACCACCGGAAAATCGGCGGTTCCGAATCGTAACCGTAACACGAAATACCctcgcggttcggttccggtaacaatttccaaaaccggaACCATGGGATCTCCGTTATCTCAGTTGTCTAATTTTTccctcaaaatttgaattcccCCAAAATCGATAAAGCAACATTGATTTGATTGCATAATATGAAATTGCATATTCTTCTCCATCAAATtgctgaaaaaaaaatggtaaatttgtgatttttataaGTACAGTATTTGTTTATGTGGCATGTTAGGTGGAatgtacataaaaaaatttgtaatctTAATTCAAAAGATTGTAGTTTTGATTGCGACCTAAAATCCAATTTTGTGTGAATTAAAAAAGGTGTGCAATTCAAGAAAAGGTCCAAAGTTTGTGTATTTACGTGCAGTTGTCCCTTTTGTTGATGTTTGATGCCATAGTTTTGAATATAACTATATACTGTTGAAGAGCTGAAACTGCTACTGAATTAATGTAGAATACTGTTTTTGAACTCGAATTTCGCAGGTTCACACTTCCAATAAGGCGTGTGTAGCCGCTTATCCTACTTGCGTGCAAAACGGCATTCTTTGGTTCTGGCCGAATTCAGATCCGCAGTATAAGGATATACTTTCAACGAAGAAGCCACATTATATCCCGGAACTTGACGATCCATCATACACCCATTCGATGCATGCAAGGGACGTAGCCTATGGGTAATGCTAATACTACTCTTTTCTGCTTATATAAAATCTTTCATCATACTATCATGTACAACTAAATTTCTATACATCAAAACATCGAATTGAATAAGTGCTCGTGTTGAGGTTGATGCTGCATCGAATTTTTCAGATACGAAATCTTGATTGAAAATCTCATGGACCCTGCTCATTTTCCATATGCACATTATGGCATAACGCACATGGCGAAAGTGCCCGAGAGATAAGTAAATTTATGCATAACTTCGTCTTTcgttattttttgtgtttgtttctGAGGCTGACGGTGAATATCCTGCACTTTGAAGGCCGACAGAGAAGGAGGCATACCTCTAGAAATAAATGTCCAGAGACTGGACGTAAATGGGTACACATCAAAGCGAGTGTCCGGAGAGAACCACTTCATAGCGCCTAGTCTGTACTACCTCCATTTCTCCCCAGGCGGAGCTCAAAGCACGAACAACGCGCCATCAGATGGGAAAAAAGAAGTAGGTGGTTGACAtttgattttcatatttgtttaTGTAGTTTGTCTGTAATATTAAAACATCGCGTTTTATTTTGTTGCGTGCAGGCTCAGCTGCTCGCATTCCCTGTCCCCCCGGAGAAAAAGGCTATGCTCATTTTCTACTGCATCCCAGTTAGTCCGGGCTATAGCAGGATGATCTTTGCGTCTCCTAGGAACTTTGCTGTCTGGATGGAGCGAATCATTCCACGTTGGATGATACACATTGGACAGAACTTGATTGTTGATTCGGATCTGTATCTTCTTCATGTGGAGGTGACTTAACCTTATCCTTTTGTTAATTGTTTTGCAAATTAGATTTTGCTTAGTTGAACTGTGATAAGATCAATTTGGGCATTAGGAAAGGAAGCTGAAAGATGTTGGGGCTCTCAATTGGCAAAAAGCGTGCTATGTTCCGACAAAGTCTGATGCCCTCGTTGTGGCATTCAGAAGGTGGCTAAACAAGTACGGCGGTGCACAGGTCGACTGGAGAAACAAATACACCGGAGAGCTTCCACCCACTCCTCCGCGAGAGCAGCTCTTTGACAAGTAACTAACACTCCCTCTCGTCCCATTATAAGTGTGGCTCGTCACTTTTGGGCACACAAGAATGTGTTTTGTGTGTAAAAAGCTTCCTTTTCTTGAAATGATTGTTTAATACCTAAATAGAGATGATTGTTGCTTATAATCTGCTTGTGGTTAAGATGGAACATGGTTGCTGCTATGTTGGTGGCATCCTTAGTAACTCGAATACCGAGGTTCATACTCAATTTCGTGATTATCGAGAGGGTAACTTTGTTGCATATGCGTTATTTCATCATGCTTATGACTTCAGCCCGAGTTTCCACTTCTTAACAGCCTCCCCCCCGCATCGTTAGTAATTTGAATACGGAATCTCATGCTCGGTTTTTGGACTCCTTGTCGATCGGTGGCTTTTTCATGATTTACTTGGCATACTTTGCGTTTGGTAGTTAGTTATTCTCCGTTTTActcaccaaaaaaaatgaccGTTGCTCCGTTTTGTGAATGGCCTCAGGTACTTGACTCACACGGCGAGCTGCAGCAGCTGCAGTGTCGCGTATAAAAGCCTCAACGCATTGGAGATCGCCCTTAAGGTTACCTCGGTTGCTGCAGTTGCGGCCGCAGCTGCAGCCAAACAGGGTGCAATATCCATGGCTGCAAGATATTCTTTGGCTTCAATGGCTGTGTTGTGCTTTGTGGCTTCAAAATGGCTCTCACATTTCATCCACAAAACTTTCATATACCATTATTATGATCATGCCTTCCGCTAAGGCTCCTTTTTCTATACAATTTGGACgtgtaattaaataattaactgTTAATTAATGTTGTACAAACATTGATAAAACTGGGCGATATACATGGGCCGGGCCCATATTGATATTACCAATCTATCGCCGGTTTGATATTTGTTAGAATCAAATCTATTCAGCATGCTTTCTTTCAATTTTCCCGCCAAAAAAACTAGCTTGTAATATTGTACTAGGCTTAATCGTGAGATTAGTTACCGCATTTGGGATGGGACATGATCAATTGAAAACTCtgaatattgtacaaactcaaaactatgatctggatcattgaaaaatgtcaacagatcacaaaaaaacatcaacaggaaaatgtcaacagaatttcaacggtagtcaatgattgatgctgtgttgatattgtgttgacattaaaattttgaaattttacactgtgttgaagCTATGTTAaagagttttgagtttgtacaatatataagttttcattttatcactaccctagtTCTATTAAATAGTGAGAAAGGCAATTAaacactataaaataattaaacacaCAGTATTCATATCATAATCACTAAGTTAATTCACTCACAACAAACTTAATCAATTCTCTAAAACCAACAAATGGACTTTctacttaaaaataatactccacctatttataataaacacactaaaataattaaatatgcgtgattcatattctactaatttattaaactcACAACACACTCAACAATTCTATTAATACCAACAACTGGGACTTCTACTCgaaaacagagggagtagtaattaaacGAATGCATGATGGTAGTCATGGCATACGAAAGTTTTGTGGATGAAATGGGACAGCCATTTTGAAGCCAAAAAGCTCAGCACAGCCACTGAAGCCACAGAATACCTTGCAGCAGTGGAGATTGCACCATGTTTGGCTGCGGCTACAACTGCAGTCGAAGCAATCGAGACAACTTGAAGGGCTATCACTAGCGCGTTGAGACGCTTATACGCAGCGCTGCAGCTGCTGCAACCCACAGTGTGAGTCCAGTACCTGATTAGGCAATTGAGCACACAATATAGTCACTTTCTATCAAGAACAACCAACTCAGTCTCATCATGAAGGTTTTTCGGactagtttttaaaattgtagaaCGGAGAAAGATTTGACACCTTATTGTATGcattataatagtattatgtaATATGTCAtgatgcaaattaaataaataattgggtGGAATTTTGGAGCTTTGtgtctattttaatattaatccATGCTTGATTTTGGTGGTTACATAGTCATGTAACAAATtgaaagagaaagtaaaggAACGTATGCagtatttgcatattctaGGATTGATTGTCGatcatatataatttaaattacgAAATTTGGTCGAATTCTGGTCAGattcataattattaaaaataaaatatattaaatcacgaaatttaatttcaaagtttTCTCGACTGACTCATCCGTGTAATTAacaatatggagtagtattttggTGATGTTCAAACAATGTTGATCAGCATGGGCCCGGCCCGGTATATGGGCAAATTTTATCGATGTTTGTACACCATTAATATCGAATTAATTACAAGCCCAACCCTTAGGGGAAGAAGGAATGATCATAATCATGGTATCTAAAAGTTTTGTAGATGAAATGtgacaacaattttgaagcTACAAAGCACAACACAGCCATTGAAGCCACATAATATCTTACAGCAATGGAAATTGCACCCTGTTTGGCTGCAGCTACAGCGGCGATCAAAGCGATTGAGATAACTTGAAGGGCAATCTCTAGCGCATTGAGGCGTTTATACGCGGCGCTGCAGCTGCTGCAGCTCACCGTGTGAGTCCAGTACCTGAGGCCATTCACAAACTGAAGCAAACGGGGAATAACTAACGGATAAACATGATGAGATAGCGCATCTGCAACAAAGTTAGTATCTCGATGTATGTGTGATATCGAGATACTCCCAAAATTGAGCATGGGATTCCGTATTGGAGTTACTAAGGATGAGCACGGAATAGCGACCATGTACCAATTCAACCACAAGCAGATTATAGGCAACA
The nucleotide sequence above comes from Salvia hispanica cultivar TCC Black 2014 chromosome 5, UniMelb_Shisp_WGS_1.0, whole genome shotgun sequence. Encoded proteins:
- the LOC125188263 gene encoding protochlorophyllide-dependent translocon component 52, chloroplastic-like, whose amino-acid sequence is METLTASSFPSFHRQTITTRSPRNTLTKHIPITPSSRRIVPILRSNFKIFTAVSPAATSTDEEVESEKREEKFNWYEQWYPVWPVCDLDKRRPQAKKVMGIDLVVWWDRNENAWKVFDDSCPHRLAPLSEGRIDQWGRLQCVYHGWCFGGAGDCKFIPQAPRDGPPVHTSNKACVAAYPTCVQNGILWFWPNSDPQYKDILSTKKPHYIPELDDPSYTHSMHARDVAYGYEILIENLMDPAHFPYAHYGITHMAKVPESLKADREGGIPLEINVQRLDVNGYTSKRVSGENHFIAPSLYYLHFSPGGAQSTNNAPSDGKKEAQLLAFPVPPEKKAMLIFYCIPVSPGYSRMIFASPRNFAVWMERIIPRWMIHIGQNLIVDSDLYLLHVEERKLKDVGALNWQKACYVPTKSDALVVAFRRWLNKYGGAQVDWRNKYTGELPPTPPREQLFDKYLTHTASCSSCSVAYKSLNALEIALKVTSVAAVAAAAAAKQGAISMAARYSLASMAVLCFVASKWLSHFIHKTFIYHYYDHAFR